Sequence from the Thermodesulfobacteriota bacterium genome:
CCGTGACCGGAACAACGAGAAGGTCTACCATCTGGTAAAGGGGCTCTTCCTCCAACATCCTGTACCCAATCTGGGAACGACAGAATGTGTCTATGAAACGTGGTATATAAGCCGCACTCTCTGCTACTGCTTCATGGTCTCCACCACGAAAAAGACAGACTGGTATCGCCCCAGAGGCATACACTAACTCCTCTGGCATGTACCCCCCAGGTGTATACCCGATAATCTTTACCCCCTCTTCTCTCTTTTTCCTTATCTCTCTGTACCTGCCATCCATATGCGCTGAAAGCCGATCCATTGCTCCCATGTTACACCTCCTTTAAAGTGGGGAAGGGTTTTCCCCTTTAAGTTTGATGAAGTCGTAAAAAGGACATCGGAAGGGAGCAAGCCCCTCCCCTACATCTTCATTTTTCATATCTTATCCTGTTTTTCATAAAACTTTTGACATTACCTTTTTCCCCACTGTTGCTCTTTCAAATATATGTTCTGTTATTGTATATAGAGGGGTTTTTGGACCATAAAAACCAGTAACTCCCAAATCAGATAGAGCCGGTTTGATTTCATCCTGGATAATGCCGCCGGCAACAACGGGAACGTCTCCAATCCCCCGCTTTTTCAGCTCTTCCCTTATGTCACTGAAAACAGTTAACAGGTTACCATCCAGAACGCTTACGGCAATAGCATCCACATCCTCCTCTAAGGCTGCTGAGGCAATCATCCCGCCCGTCTGCCATAAACCGGTATAGACAACTTCGGCTCCGGCATCCTTCAGGGCTTTGCATAATACTATTGCCCCCCTTTCGTGGATATCCATCCCTGGTTTGGCGACTAAAACCTTTACCTTTTTTTCAACCATTTTTTACCTCCCAGAAAGGATTCTTAATCATGTTAAAAGGATCGTAAGATAGACCGTAGGCTTCCCGTATTATTCCTATTATCTCGCTCATTGTTGCCCTGGCTTTTACGGCTTCGATGGCAGAAGGCATCAGATTTTTTTGTTTTTTTGCTTCTTCCTGAACGTATTTAAGGCTTTCTTTAACCTCTTGAACGTTACGTGATTCTTTGAATTTCCTGAAAATGTCAACCAGGTCATTTTCTGCAGAGCTATCCAGCCAGGCATCCCGGCTGATTGGTATGGGTACTTCTTGTTCCCTGGGGATAGCAAGTTCATTTACCCCTACCAGGATTCTCTTTTTTTCTTCTATTTCTTCTTCACGTTTGGTAGCAGCTTCTCTTGTCTCTTTATGTACCCACCCGCTTTCAATTGCAGGTATGATACCACCCAACGCTTCTATCTTTTGAAGGTATGCATTTGCCTGTTTCTCAACTTCATTTGTCAGGCATTCCAGGTAATAAGAACCACCTAAAGGGTCAGCAGTATTTACTACATTTGACTCAAGGGCAATTATATTCTGTATGTTCAGGCTGGTCAAAGCTGCCTCATAAGAAGGTATGCAATGGGCTTCGTCATAACCACAGGGATCTATCGATTGTACACCTCCTAAAACTGCTGCCAGCACCTCAAGGGTAATCCTGACTATGTTATTCACCGGCTGTTGCGCAGTTAAAGATGCCCCATCGGTATGAACGGTGATAAAAGGCCTACAAACTTTGAGATTTTTGGCTCCGAACTCTTCTCTCATCATTTTTGCCCACATTCTTCGTGCAGCACGCAACTTCGCTATCTGTTCCAGGAAATCCATGTCGGAAGTAAATACAAGCATTATCCTGCCCCCAAACTGATCAATCTCCAATCCACGTTCCAGGGCAGCACGAATGTAGGTCTTCGCCAGGGCAAGGGAAAAACCCAATTCCTGATAAGCATTTATACCGGTCTGACTGATATCGTAGCCGTTAATTACCTGGGGGTGCCAATAGGGCATATTCCTGGTACAATATTCTATGATGTCAACGCATACTTTCTTTTGCAGTTCAAGGTTTTCAAAAGGAGCGGAAGGATTACTGAAGAAGCTGTGCAGGGGTTCGTTTATGATTGATCCCCTGAGACAGCCTATATCGTACCCCCTTTTCTGGGCACTGGCAATAAAACAGGCAAGTGTAACCAACGCTGACATGTTATTCCACTGAAAGGCTACGCTTACATGGTCCAAGTCTATCCCTTTGAACATAACATCAGTATCTTCGATGCTATGAATAGGTGCACCCTGAATGGCTGCAAACCCTCTGGCTATAGGATGGTCTGGATCGATTCCACCATGATTGGTAGGCATATCTGGAGTAATGATTATTCCGGACTGACCGTGTTCAATCTGGTACTTTAATTTCCTGTTGGTGTATTCCGGTGTCCCCACACCGCAGAAAAGGCGTCTTGTCCATATCTTTCCCCGGTACATGTTCTGATGAATTCCCCGGGTAAAAGGATACTCTCCGGGGTTACTCAACTCCTTATCATAATTAAAGTCGCGAAGATCTTCAGGGCCATAGTGTTCCTTTACTGGCATACCTGATCTGGTCTCCAAGCTGGGAGGTTTTTCCAGCCAGCGGTCTACTATAAGCAGGTTGTCTTTTTTATCGTTCATTGACGATTCACCTCTTCTTAAGATATTTAATAAGAAACTAATTATTCCTTCAACTCAGGGGGTTTTATCCAACCAGTGATAGCAACAAGCCTCTTCTTCCCCATGTCAGTCTTATACATTTTGCAGTAATTGGTGGCTTTATGGGATTTGGACGTGTAAGTAATAGGGCCGGAGAGACCTCCGGTATCAAAGTCCTTTAGTGTCTCAAGGGCAACTACCAGCTTTTCACTATCAACATCTTTACCAGCTCTCTTGAGCCCTTCGGATATGATTATCCCCCAAAGCCAACCCATCTGATGTATGCCAATTGGCGGTTTGCTGTTAGGGTGATATTTCTTAAAAACCTCTCTCACCTTTTTCATCTCCGGAGTATCATCGTGCCACTGGCTTAATGCGTGAACCCCGTAATAATTTTTTGCCGCATCTCCCGTCATTTCTATGACCTCATCACCGCATGCAAAATGAACCCCATGTACGTTGGGGGTATAATTAAATCTCCTGCAGGTTCTCAATACCGTAGATACAACATCTGTAATATTAGCCGCTATCACAATATTATCCACACCTTCACTCTTAAGTCTGAGTATCTGAGATGTAGCATCAACTGCACCAACATTCAGAACTTCACTATAGTACTTTTGATTATAAAAACTTGCGTACTTCCGGGCACCCTCGGCAACAACTTTTCCCGCCTCCGTATCCGGTAAAACCATGGCTATCTTTGGAGCTTTTGCCTTCATTTTATTTAATACAAAATCATAAATCGCACCAGTGAAGTCAACGTAATCGCCGGCAGATGCAAAGACATATCGTTTGTAAGGGGTATGCATCGTCGGTGAAATAGATATAGCAAAGGAGGGCATTTTAGTCTTTTCAAGCTGGGAGAAGAGGGCAGTATGCTGCCCTGTTCCTCCTGGACCTGAGATGCAAAGCACCTCATCCCTGTACACTAACTTTTTAAAAGCAGCAATTGCTGCTGGTATGGTGTACCTTTCATCCTCAATAAGAAGTTTTATCTTCCTCCCGTGGATACCACCCTGCTCGTTTACCCACTGGAAGTAATCCTTGTGGGCATGCGCATAGACGACCTCCATCGCAGCTGCAGGGCCAGTCATATCAACTATCAATCCAATCTTTATTGTGTCCCCGGTTACACCTCTCACCTCACCGGCATATGAGTATACACACAGCCCGCATATCATAACTGAAATCAGAGTTAAAACTATGGACGAATATTTTATTTTTCTCATTTCATGCTCCTTAATTATAGGGTTAAGTCTAAAATCCTCCTCATATAGTTTATGGACACAAGTTGCTAATCTGATACCTTTTTCCATCCCGTAGCGGGAAGCATTATCCCTTTTCCCACATCTGATTTCATAAACCTATTGTATTTAAATCCATCATGATGATTTGGGGTAATAGTGATTGGGCCGGCTATGCCACCTGTATCAAAGTTCTTGATAGTCTCGAGGGCACTGACCATACCTTCAGAGGTAAGGTCCTTACCAGCCCTCTTTAAACCCTCTACAAAAAGCATACTCATCGCCCAACCCTGGGTATAGTACCTGTTCCTGTATGGCTTCTCCGTCCCGGGATAATACTTTAATGTTATATTCCTCATATTGACCGTACCCGGCGTATCATCGTACCAGGAAGAGAAACATGTAACCGCAACGAACTTTTCAGCTCCCTTCTTAGCCATCTGTACCACATCGTCATTACAGGTAGGGGAGGTTCCTATGAAGTTAGCATCATATCCCAACTTCCTGGCATCTCTCAACAAGGCTGCGGTTGGTGAAATATAGGTATGAGCGATAACATAATTGGCATTGGCTTTCTTTAAATTGAGCACCTGAGTAGTAGCATCCAGGGCACCAGGAGAGAGGATCTCCTGCGTTACCAGAGCAATCCCGTACTTTTTGGCAGTCTCCTCGCAAGTGTGCAGTCCTGCTTTACCCATCTCATTATCGGGATATATATATGCTATCTTTGGATTTTTTTCCTTCAGGTTATTTATTATATAATCGAACATCAATCTGATGCCATCTGAGTAGCCTGCTACGCCATAAAAGCTATATTGGCTATACTTTCCTTCGGGGGGAATCATTGACTCTGACAGTGCCGAGGTTATAAAGACGAGTTTCTCTTTGTCACACTTTGGGGCTATAAGTCTCATGAACCCGGAAGAGCTGCCCAAGAGTAATCCAAAGGTCTTATCTCTATATACCTGTTTCTTAAAGGCTGCCATTGCCCTGGGTATAGCATAACCACAGTCATCGATAATCAGGTCCAACTTCCTGCCATGGACACCACCCTTTTCGTTTATATGCCGGTGATAGCTCTGTATTGCCTGGATGACCTGAAGTTGTAAATCGGCGGTTGGCCCTGTTCGATCTCCGATTATCCCTACCTTTATCGTATCATCCGTCACCCCTCTTACCTCTTTAGCATGGACAGGGGGATACAATAGAATTACCAGAATCGAAATTAACAACATCATAGCTGAAAAGATAGATTTGTTTCTCATAAAGCTGCTCCTCTCCTTTTCTAATTAAAGGGATACTTTTCCTCTTTCTCCCTTAAAATTCCTAATTCTACCCAAGCCTGCGATTCTATCTTACCTTTACTTTAACCTTTCCCTATCAACCCCTTACAGACCTAATTGATTTGATGGAATCGTTGACACTTTCTTTAAAAAACTGCTGGATAAATGGACTCAAGATGAGCTACCAGCAAAAACCCCACTGATAATATATGGTCTTCTACCAACCTTCTTACGAGATCAGAATCCCTTTTCTCAAATGCATGTATAATTTCGGTATGTTGTGAAACGCTTTGCTCCATCATACCAGGGATTGAAAGCAGTATAAACCAGTACCTGTCCAGCTGGCTAATCTGCTGTTTAATGAGTTTCAGTAATCTTGGAGATTGACAACATCTAAGATAAACCGAGTGTAGTTCCCTATTTGTCAAAAACCACTTCCGCATCTCTGCCTGCAATTCTCTGGTTTCCATACTGGTATGCATTGTCTTGATCTTATCTAATTCGGATAGACTTAAGTTCTCAACTGCCAAAGAAGCCGCCATTCCCTCCAGGACTGCACAAATTCTGTATATCTCCCTCATATCATCCCTAGAATAACTCACAACTGTAGCCCCTTTGTTTGGAACTACTTTAATTAACTCTTCTGCCTCCAACTGACGAATGGCTTCCCTTAAGGGGGTCCTCCCAACCTGCATCTTTTCTGCCAATTCTGATTCTATCAGTCTCATACCAGGAGGAAGCTGGCCAGAATAGATAGCCTCCCTTAGCAATCTGACTATACCTTCTCTTGAAGGTTTCTCTGAGTCAGATTTAAGCAAAATATGGAGATCTTCCATAGGTATTATAAGATTTCCTTTCTCAATTTTATACTAATATTTATATAAAATAGTATATATATATTTGTATACAATCTTTGGGGACTTTGTCAACAAAAAAATCAAGGATTTTATTTTTTTATATTGTGTCCCTTTGATGGCCTTTCTTCCATAGAACTTCCTATTCAATCTTATCAACGTTTTTGAATTCCCCCAGAGGAAACTGGGGTATCAGTTCTTCCTCTATCCTTCTCAGGCTTTCTTTGGGAGATAAGTGCCAGTTGGACGGACAGGTAGTGAGTATCTCCACGAAGCTATATCCTACACCGTCTATCTGTTTCTCCAGTGCCCTTTTCATGTATTTCTTGGTTTTTTGATAATTTGCAGGGCTTGTAAATGCACCCCTGGCAGAATATGCCACTCCCCTTAGGTTCCCTAAAAACTCGCTTGCCTCTATAGGGTATCCATGGTCATGATTTCTCCCATAAGGGGTTGTAGTAGTTACCTGCCCCATTATGGTGGTTGGAGCTAGCTGTCCCCCAGTGGTCCCAAAGTTACTGTTATTCAACATAAAGGTGGTAATCTTCTCACCTCGGGCTGCCGCATGAATCGTCGGTTCACAACCTATAGCTATGGAATCCCCATCTCCCTGCCAGGTAATTATTATGGTATCCTTACCAAGGATGCGTTTCATGGCGGAAGCCACATCACATGGCCTGCCGTGGGCAACCATCATGGAATCCACATTTGTCAGTATAAATGCCATAGCAGAACAGCCTATACCGACTATCAAAACAGTATTATCCTCAATCCCTAAATCATCTATAACCTCACAAAGTGCCCTAATGGCTGTACCATGCTGACAACCTGGGCAGAAAGCTAACGGTACCGGGATACGAGCCCAAAGCCTGGGTGTGCCTGTAGACCATTCTTTTTCCATCAAAAATACCCCCCCTCATATGAGTTTCTCTATTATTTCAAGAACCTTTTCCGGATAGATTGCCCCCTCTTCTATCGGTAAATGCCTTTCCATAGAACTTATTAAATATACTTCAGTATGGCCTTGTGCAGCCAGCTTAACGTCCTCTATCATTTGACCCATATTGTCTTCTATTACCAGGAATCTGGCTCCTTGAAGGGCCTTTTCTTTAATTATTCTCTCAGGGAAAGGCCAGAGCGTAATTGGTCGTATCATACCTAACTTTAATCCTTTTTTTCTTGCTCTTAATAATGCTTCTTTAGACACTCGTGCTACATAACCAAATGCCACCAATATTAACTCGGCATCATCCACCTGATAGGCCTCATATCTGGCTTCATTCTCCTTTATAGTATTAACTTTTTCACTATAGTGTCGCCAGAATGAACAGAGGTTAGGGTATTTTGGGGTGGGCACCATCCCCTGTGCTATAGATGACATACGTTTACTCTTGTCTTTACGACTGGCTTTACCTCTAATTGCCCAATCTTTTTCAGGAAGCGGTTCGAAATCCAGAGTTCGGAGTTCAACAGACTCCATCATCTGGCCGAGTATTGCATCGCTTAGAACTATAACAGGGTTTCTGTATTTATCAGCCAGATAAAAGGCAATTTGAACGAAGTCATAGATTTCCTGTCCCGACTTAGGGGCCAAAACAATCGTTTTATATCCTCCATATCCACCCCCCTGAGTTACAGAGGTATAATCCGTTTGAGCATGCCGTGTAGTATTCCATCCCCTTTGTACAAGGACAATAACACAAGGGAGTTCGGCATTGGCAAGATTGCTCATACCTTCCTGCATAAGTGCCCATCCAGGGCTGGATGTTGAAGTAATTGCCCGGACGCCGGTAGCGGCACCTCCATGAAGCATGTTTATTGACCCTGTCTCAGAGGCAGACTGAATAAAAACCCTTCCTCTATTCGGAAACTCCCTTGCAAACCACTCTATGATTTCATTCTGGGGTGTTATGGGATAGCCAAAGAAGGCTCTGCAATCTGCTGCCAGGGCACCCCATCCAACAGCTTCGTTTCCTTGCATTAAAATTCTTTCCGTCATTTTGCTCCCCCTTTAGACATACTTATAAACCTCAATAGCAACATGAGGACACATCCATGCACACATGCCACAGGCAGTACAATCCTCAGGGTTGCTAAAGTCGGGCAAAGGCAGCCCAAATTGTGAAACCCTCTCCGTCATATTGATACATCCCTTATTACAAAACATTTCACAAAAACCACAACCCATACAGCGATTCTCCTCGATTTGAATAACCCCTTTAGCCATTTTACCTCCTTAATCAAGCTAATTGAATTCAAACCCGTATTTATGTTTTATTTAACGAGGCATTTCACAATCCGCCTAGAGCTTTGAAGAAGTCCCCTGAAAGCAAATCCGCCTATGGCGGATCAAAAACCGGAAGTCGTAAATCGTGTATGGGTATTATACCGATTAACCACCTAACCCCTAATCCCTGCAAATATTCCTCTTGTTAAAATCTCCTCTGCTCCCTGAATAATACTATCTATAAAATCTTTTACTGTGGGAATGCTGTCTATTCCACTTACAGCCAGCGAAGCCGGAGCTAGCTTCAGAACCGCCTCTACTTCAAAATCCTGCTTTTCGTCGGGATCTTCTTTTAAAAGGACTCTTTCCAGCTTAGACATCCATTCTCCATGAGGGATCTGCCCCCTCTTCTTCATGACTCTCTCCAGATCTTTGGGATCAGGGGGTGCTAAAACCTTATTCATAAGTTTAGGGTCATCCGGTTTTGTATCACGGATATATTCCTTGTGTTTATCCGGTATTGGACACTCTTTAGTTGCCATAAATGCTGTACCGAGATAAACACCTTCTGCACCCAAAGCAAGTGCCGCCAAAAACGTTCGGGCATCAGAGATACCTCCTGCTGCAATGATGGGTATCTTAATCTGTTTGGCAGCCCAGCTTATTCCAATAAGGGTCGGAAGCTGATCAACACTCTTAAATCCTGTTCCCTCCATGCCAACGATGACAACTGCATCAACCCCTTGCTGTTCTGCAATTAATGCATGTTTAACCGTGGCAACCTTATGGATCCACTTGATGCCTGCTTCTTTTAATCGGGTCCCCTGTTTAACAGCTTTAAAGACCGAGGTTTCTGCCACTGTAATACATTCTTCTATTGCAACCTCTACCATCTCATCTTCATGCGGGAACATACCTATACTGAAATTGACACCGATAGGCTTGTCAGTCATGGATTTTGCCATTCGTATATCCCGTCTCAGTCCTTCCGGTGTCTTTAACACATGAGCAGTAATTAATCCCAACCCTCCTGCTTCAGACACCGGGGCTGCAATCTCAGATGTGCCAAATCCCCCATATGCCCCCGAAATAATAGGGTACTTTACTCCAAACATCTCCGTTATCTTCGTCTTCCATTGCATAACCGCTATGTCTCCTTTCTCTCCTGTTTGTTCCGATCTACTCAGAATCTTTCCAACTATTTATCAATCTTGAAAAGCCGGGTCCCTATAATCAGTAATGGGTACATAGGTCTCTCTTTCCAAGTCAGCTTTATATATTTTGAAGCCCCTTCCACCTTTATGATTGGTTTTACTGTAGCTAACAGGAGTTGAGATACCACCACTGCTAAACTTATCAAAGGATTCTAAAGCCTCAACCAGGGTGTCAGGGGTTAAATTTCTACCAGATCTCTTTAACCCCTCTGCGAAGATCAGTGAAACTATCCAACCCTGAGTGTAACTTCTTGTCTTCGACTTCGTCTGAGGTTGATACTTCATCGTAATTTTTCTCAGTTCAACCATTCCCGGGCTGTCGTCGTACCAATAGCAAAAGGGGCTTACTGCGAGAAGGTCTTTTGCAGCATCACCGCAGCTCGATATAATATCCTCTGTACTAAGATAAAAACCTCCAATTATCTTACTTTTCAAGCCATATTTCTTTGCGCCTTTCAAGAAGGCTATACAGCCTGCAGCGGCCGAGTTAAATATTATATAGTCAGGATTCGTTTTAATTGATCTCAAAACCTGGGAAGTAGCGTCAATATCCGGCACGGCAACGATCTCTTTGCTCACCAATTTTAAGTTATATTTTGGAAGGTATCTTTCAACTGTCTCCACACCACTCTTGCCGAATTCAATGTCAGGATAAACATGGGAGATTTTCGGGTGTTTTGCCTTCAAGTCCCCCATAATATAATCTATGATAATCTTTAGCCCATCATCATAACTCGCTGACATTGTGAACACATATTTTCTCAGAGGGGTGGTGAGTTTATCTGCAATGGTTAACGGTATTACAGGGACTTTCAGTTTTTCGATCTGCCGCTCGAGAGCTAAGGTCTGCCCAAGTCCTCCGTTAAAAAGGATGGCGAAAACTTTATCTTTGAAGATTAATTTTTTGAAAGCCGCTATAGCTCCGGGAATACTGTAGCGATCGTCTTCAAGTATGGTTACTATTTTCCTGCCACTTATACCCCCCATATCATTGATGTTCCTAAAGTACACCCTTGCTGCTTCGGTCATGGGGACAGTCACTGAGGCAGCGAGACCTGTCTGGTCAGCAAGTAATCCAATCTTCACGGTGTCCTCAGTTACCCCCCTGATCTCTTCCGCATAACCCGACCTTGCACCTGTACATAAGAGACATATTAGTGTTATCGTGAATAGAATGGTTGGTAATCTTTTCATGGTTCTCTCCCTTCCCTTCTTGTCTCGAATTACACAAAATCTTCCTGGTTATTAATCTTTGAAAGCTGGCTTCCTAAATCCACTAATCGGTATAAAGGTCTGATTCTCTACGTCAACTTTATAGAATTTATTCATCGTTCCGCCTTTATGATTTGTTTTGCTGTAACTTATAGGCTCCGAAATTCCACCGGTACTAAAGTTGTTAAAGGTTTCATAAGCCTCGACCAGAGTATCGGGATTTAGATTTCTACCTGCCCTTTTTAGCCCTTCTGCACAGATCATTGAACCGAGCCAACCCTGTGTGTAATTTTTAAACATTCGCTTCGTCTCGGGGTGATATTTCTTGGTGATCTTTCTCAGTTCAGCCATTCCAGAGGTATCGTCAGTCCAATAACCGATGGAGCTTATCACCAAAGTATCTTTCATGGCATCTCCAACAATTTCTATATTCTCATCGCCATTGACAGCATATCCCGCGAGGACCTTACTTCCTAAATCATATTTTTTTGCAGCTTTATAGAAGGAAACAAGGCCAGCAAGGGCAATGTCCGTAATTATATAATCCGGATTCTCTTTCTTCAAAACCAACACCTGAGAGGTTGCATCGATTTCGCCGAGGTTAATTACTGTCTTATTACTCAATTTTAAGTTATAGTTTGGAAGATACTTTTCTATGGCCCGCAAACCGCTTTTACCAAACTCAACATCTGGATAGACGAATGCTATTTTCGGGTTTTTTGCCTTCAGATCCTTCATGATATAGTCTAAGCAAAGCTTTATCTCGTCGTCATAACTCGCCGCTGATGTGAATATATATGTTTTAAGTGGAGTAGACAGTCCCTCTGCAGTGCTTACGGGTATTACAGGAACCTTATGCTTCTCAATCTGCGGCATAAGGGCATAGGTCTGACCAAGCCCTCCGCAAAAAAGAACAGATAGAACCTTATCTCTAAAGACCAGTTTCTTGAAAGCAGCGATAGCACCGGGAATGGTATAACGATCATCCTCAACGATGATTTTTACTTTCCTACCATTGATTCCCCCCTGGTCATTGATATATCTAAAGTATGTCCTTGCCCCATTGGTCGCGGGGACAAGCACGGGGGCAGCCACTCCCGTCTGATCTGCAATTACTCCAATCGTTATGGTGTCATCCGTTACACCTCTAGCCTCTCCTGCATAACCCGACCTTGTACCTGCACACAAGAGACAGATTAGTAGCGACGTGAATAAAATGGTCGATAATCTTTTCATGGCTCTCTCCTTTTATGGATATGAATTAATATTAGTTAACTCCCCAATTCCATCCTTATGTTGGAAGAATTTATCAGTCCTTATTCCTTCAACTTAGCATAAAGATCCCTCCCCTCTTTTACATAGAACACTTTCCTGTTTTGTAGTTTCTTAAAGACATTCCAGAAGTATCTATGTATATGGATGTCATCAGAATGAGAGTCAGAAAGTAGCAGTAGGACAGTCGGCCGGTAAGAGGTATCTGAAATAGATTGAAAACTTGGAAGGTAGAGATAGAGAAAGTGCTAGATGGCAATGATTCCCTTGGAACTTCATATAATAGCTGAAATGTAAAATATAAGATAAACAGGCGGGGGTGTCAATGAAAAATTTGTTCTATAACCTTAACACCTACATACCTATACTAAGAAACCGACCCGCCTGGTACACTACCAGGCTGACCACATATGCTATAACCGTGGCATAGACCATGGCAAAGCCGGTCCATTTCCATGATTCTGTCTCCTTTCTGATTACAGCCAGAGT
This genomic interval carries:
- a CDS encoding methylmalonyl-CoA mutase family protein, whose translation is MNDKKDNLLIVDRWLEKPPSLETRSGMPVKEHYGPEDLRDFNYDKELSNPGEYPFTRGIHQNMYRGKIWTRRLFCGVGTPEYTNRKLKYQIEHGQSGIIITPDMPTNHGGIDPDHPIARGFAAIQGAPIHSIEDTDVMFKGIDLDHVSVAFQWNNMSALVTLACFIASAQKRGYDIGCLRGSIINEPLHSFFSNPSAPFENLELQKKVCVDIIEYCTRNMPYWHPQVINGYDISQTGINAYQELGFSLALAKTYIRAALERGLEIDQFGGRIMLVFTSDMDFLEQIAKLRAARRMWAKMMREEFGAKNLKVCRPFITVHTDGASLTAQQPVNNIVRITLEVLAAVLGGVQSIDPCGYDEAHCIPSYEAALTSLNIQNIIALESNVVNTADPLGGSYYLECLTNEVEKQANAYLQKIEALGGIIPAIESGWVHKETREAATKREEEIEEKKRILVGVNELAIPREQEVPIPISRDAWLDSSAENDLVDIFRKFKESRNVQEVKESLKYVQEEAKKQKNLMPSAIEAVKARATMSEIIGIIREAYGLSYDPFNMIKNPFWEVKNG
- the vorB gene encoding 3-methyl-2-oxobutanoate dehydrogenase subunit VorB, with product MTERILMQGNEAVGWGALAADCRAFFGYPITPQNEIIEWFAREFPNRGRVFIQSASETGSINMLHGGAATGVRAITSTSSPGWALMQEGMSNLANAELPCVIVLVQRGWNTTRHAQTDYTSVTQGGGYGGYKTIVLAPKSGQEIYDFVQIAFYLADKYRNPVIVLSDAILGQMMESVELRTLDFEPLPEKDWAIRGKASRKDKSKRMSSIAQGMVPTPKYPNLCSFWRHYSEKVNTIKENEARYEAYQVDDAELILVAFGYVARVSKEALLRARKKGLKLGMIRPITLWPFPERIIKEKALQGARFLVIEDNMGQMIEDVKLAAQGHTEVYLISSMERHLPIEEGAIYPEKVLEIIEKLI
- a CDS encoding ABC transporter substrate-binding protein, which produces MRNKSIFSAMMLLISILVILLYPPVHAKEVRGVTDDTIKVGIIGDRTGPTADLQLQVIQAIQSYHRHINEKGGVHGRKLDLIIDDCGYAIPRAMAAFKKQVYRDKTFGLLLGSSSGFMRLIAPKCDKEKLVFITSALSESMIPPEGKYSQYSFYGVAGYSDGIRLMFDYIINNLKEKNPKIAYIYPDNEMGKAGLHTCEETAKKYGIALVTQEILSPGALDATTQVLNLKKANANYVIAHTYISPTAALLRDARKLGYDANFIGTSPTCNDDVVQMAKKGAEKFVAVTCFSSWYDDTPGTVNMRNITLKYYPGTEKPYRNRYYTQGWAMSMLFVEGLKRAGKDLTSEGMVSALETIKNFDTGGIAGPITITPNHHDGFKYNRFMKSDVGKGIMLPATGWKKVSD
- a CDS encoding cobalamin-dependent protein (Presence of a B(12) (cobalamin)-binding domain implies dependence on cobalamin itself, in one of its several forms, or in some unusual lineages, dependence on a cobalamin-like analog.), which translates into the protein MVEKKVKVLVAKPGMDIHERGAIVLCKALKDAGAEVVYTGLWQTGGMIASAALEEDVDAIAVSVLDGNLLTVFSDIREELKKRGIGDVPVVAGGIIQDEIKPALSDLGVTGFYGPKTPLYTITEHIFERATVGKKVMSKVL
- a CDS encoding GntR family transcriptional regulator; its protein translation is MEDLHILLKSDSEKPSREGIVRLLREAIYSGQLPPGMRLIESELAEKMQVGRTPLREAIRQLEAEELIKVVPNKGATVVSYSRDDMREIYRICAVLEGMAASLAVENLSLSELDKIKTMHTSMETRELQAEMRKWFLTNRELHSVYLRCCQSPRLLKLIKQQISQLDRYWFILLSIPGMMEQSVSQHTEIIHAFEKRDSDLVRRLVEDHILSVGFLLVAHLESIYPAVF
- a CDS encoding ferredoxin family protein, translated to MAKGVIQIEENRCMGCGFCEMFCNKGCINMTERVSQFGLPLPDFSNPEDCTACGMCAWMCPHVAIEVYKYV
- a CDS encoding 2-hydroxyacyl-CoA dehydratase family protein, which translates into the protein MGAMDRLSAHMDGRYREIRKKREEGVKIIGYTPGGYMPEELVYASGAIPVCLFRGGDHEAVAESAAYIPRFIDTFCRSQIGYRMLEEEPLYQMVDLLVVPVT
- a CDS encoding thiamine pyrophosphate-dependent enzyme yields the protein MEKEWSTGTPRLWARIPVPLAFCPGCQHGTAIRALCEVIDDLGIEDNTVLIVGIGCSAMAFILTNVDSMMVAHGRPCDVASAMKRILGKDTIIITWQGDGDSIAIGCEPTIHAAARGEKITTFMLNNSNFGTTGGQLAPTTIMGQVTTTTPYGRNHDHGYPIEASEFLGNLRGVAYSARGAFTSPANYQKTKKYMKRALEKQIDGVGYSFVEILTTCPSNWHLSPKESLRRIEEELIPQFPLGEFKNVDKIE
- a CDS encoding ABC transporter substrate-binding protein, which translates into the protein MRKIKYSSIVLTLISVMICGLCVYSYAGEVRGVTGDTIKIGLIVDMTGPAAAMEVVYAHAHKDYFQWVNEQGGIHGRKIKLLIEDERYTIPAAIAAFKKLVYRDEVLCISGPGGTGQHTALFSQLEKTKMPSFAISISPTMHTPYKRYVFASAGDYVDFTGAIYDFVLNKMKAKAPKIAMVLPDTEAGKVVAEGARKYASFYNQKYYSEVLNVGAVDATSQILRLKSEGVDNIVIAANITDVVSTVLRTCRRFNYTPNVHGVHFACGDEVIEMTGDAAKNYYGVHALSQWHDDTPEMKKVREVFKKYHPNSKPPIGIHQMGWLWGIIISEGLKRAGKDVDSEKLVVALETLKDFDTGGLSGPITYTSKSHKATNYCKMYKTDMGKKRLVAITGWIKPPELKE